GTCCCATCTTTGATTCTCTTAATCATAAGAACACTTTAGACAGAAACGTGGCTACTTTTTCTTTCGCTATTTCATACTGAGAACACATTCAAGACACAAACAGGGAGAATGATGATGTTTTAGTACACAAATGCTACTCAATTACTATGCAACAAACTTCTGACAACGAGTATCCTTGTGAATGTTTTGACAACGGATACAACAAAAACGCATCCCACATAAGCAGCAATTATATCCTGCAATGTACCCACAGACTGAACAGAAATGGCGACGAGAAGACGAACTCGGAGGTCCCACGGCCGCTTTCAAGTAACTCGGCAAATGCGACGGTGAAGATTCCAAATTTGTCTGAAAGAGAACCATATTAGCTTAGCTTAGCTGCAGAAACGATAACAAAGAGTTAATTACATTACCTCCTGCAAGAGCTCAGTGAAGGACTTGGGAGCTTTACGAGCCTCCAATGCTTTCGCTTGTCGAGTTTTACGCTTTGATCCCTTGTATTGCTTCTTCTGCACGTAACCTGCAACAAACCAAAACATGAACTACAGATCACAGAGACAGAAAACTAAGATAATTTACCGAGATCATCGTCTTCGTCAAGAGAGGTTTCTTCATCATCGTTCAAATCAACCACCTCCACAGCTCCATTATCGTTCTCCAAAGCTTCCAGCCGTGCAATAGCAGCCTATAAATTAACCATTAGAAAGACAactgaagtttttttttctttttctttacgaaATCAAAAAACGCACCTGCGTTCGATTGTCGTTGCTTGTAAGAGCCGCCGCCATCTTCGAAGCAACCTTACGAGTCCGACTCGATACTCGACGATTCGCCATTTCTTCCTCCATTCCGCAGAGAAGATGCAGATTACCGGCGACGGTGGAAGCGCAGCTGCGGCGTATTCGTGGGGAATTGAATACGGTGACTCTTTTGGGTCTGGTCTGACAGATAGTTTTATTCAGATTCTATAAAGGCCCATTGGGCTTGtgctttaataatttataaaaatgtatactatCATTTATCATTTGAGAAGTGAATTAGATACATAATTTTATTCcatgtaaattaaaaaatataaataaatacacatATGAATTAAATTacatttgaaatttttgaattcAACAATTCTATACAATAAAATAtcatgtttaataaaaaaactattttttcttttggaagaatctagatttgattaaaaaatattattttgaaattgttattgGATAATGAATCTAAAtctctaaattttataatataataaaaaaaattaagtagcTTTAAAGTATCACGTTATTGGTAACTGTATTTAAAGTATCCTTAATAAGTGATTTTAGACTCTAATGTTATTggttcttatatttatatttttatctttagaaaatttaaaattcattgttattcaattaaagatttaaataaatatctcaAATCTTGTGTTATCATGTTTGATAGAATTTTATAATCAATTTGATTCGAAATATTTTGAAGGagtttgaattttcttttatgtgaaaatatagttcaattcaaatatgacatttcatcttcaaattttataaaccaaaatttatcTAATGAAGAGAATCAAAAGTCAGTGAACCAAATTATCTAATGgattaaataaaaagaacatATAACAAAGTAGAACTTAAGCTATAATAATCACGAAGCTAGTCATATTTAAagacaagagaaaaaaaatatatataaagagttGTTATTGGTTGTATAAGTTGACATCAATTTTACAAGACTTAAAAGATAtgatatttcatatattttgattCAGTTTACAATTCAAAATACATGATTtcactaaaattttaaattatttttcaaacaaattaaaaaaatcgatGTAAAGAACTCTATTTTAAGAAGATTTTAGTctgaaattttaagaaaatattagtaAGAATATAAACTGAgattataatacataaacccaCATAAAACTACATCATCACAAAGAACACTAATATATGAAAGAACgtagaaatttatataaataatatgaattaGGTAGATCATGTTATTCCATGTAAATTAATAAGAGATAAATCAAATACacgtataaaataaaatatgaataaatatttaaattaccGAGTTCGTGGTGAGAAACATGAGGCGACTATTCCAAAGATTATGCTctcaaatgtttatttttttctttccctcgcaaaatataaattagtgAAATGAGTCTAATGACCGGGTATTTGGATTTTAAAAACAAGGGAAAAAAGCCATAAGACTTAGGCCTGGGTATTCGTatcgtcgggtcgggttcgggtcgggtcctTTCGGATCCGGATATTTCGGGTCTAGGAGTTTAGGAGCCGACAGGGTCATTTTAAATTTTCGGTTACAGGTCGGTTCGGGTCATACCGAGTCCGGATCGGGTCGGGTCTTAGATAGTTGGATCCATTCGGTtaactagaatttatcggttTGGTTCTGGATCGGATTCGGgtcgggtttggttcggatacgacctaaaaaatacctaaaaatacaaaaaaaacatgtaaaaatattaatatatccgaaaatatttgacattttatttaaaatttttgtttttattatattaaaatgtgtgtaTATACTAAACTATGTAAGATAAAACAATAATTGGTTGTCTCCTAATGGTTGACCCCTTTGATCTGTAGACAAATAACCCGTCTTCGACTCTCCTtcaatacattttatttaatttacattattaattcgggtacccATCGGGTTCCGGGTTAGGGTCGGGTTGGGTCCAAGACCCACGGGTCCTTtacaacaagacccgatagggtaGTTTGATCGGATCAGTTCCTACCCGGACTGagttttttcgggtcggtttcgggtcggatcttcgggtccgggtaaaatgcccagacCTAATTAGACTCATTTCactaatttattgttttttagagaaaaaaaaactagaccctaaataacaaagaagaagacgacggcAACGTTCACAAACCCTAGCTAAAATTTGAGGGAAAATATTACTTGGATCAAATCAAGACATCAGAAAAAAGAAAGCTTCAATGAAGCTCTTTATTAAGTACCGAAAGCGGTAAGGCTCCTCTCTGATCTGATCTTCTCTCCTTCCTTACTTACTCGCTCAATCTTATCGTTGCGCTCAGTTCTGCCATCAATCATCACTCAACCTTCTATGCATGTTCGATTTTTGTAATAATCGTATCAGGTTAGGTCTCTCGTCTAGATCGGGAGAAGGAGTTGTTATCAGAGGAGAAGATAGGATAAGCTTATTACCCGAACCGTTGTTATGTCACATACTCAGCTTTCTCACCACTGAGCAAGCTGTTTGGACAAGTGTCTTGTCCTCTAGATGGAGACATCTCTGGAAATGGGTTCCTAGGTTAGAACTAGACACCTATGATTTCACAAACGACCAGGTCTGTACGGATTTCATCCACGAGTTTCTTGCTTTCCAAGGCAAGTCCTACTTGCGTGACTTCAAGTTAAGCATCGACCATGATGCCTCTAACAGCGATGTTTCTCTCTACGTGCCGTGTCTCGGTAGAGTGTTGGATATGCGGAAGCTTGAACGTTTCCAAGTCGAGAATAAGTTTGGACATGGTATCATTCTTTACATCCGGTTAACTCTTTCCGCGTGCGAGGCGTTGGTATGCTTAAAGCTCCATTTTGTTTGCCTGAACGAGTTCGTGTCTCTCTCCTTGCCCTGTCTCAAGATCATGTTCTTGGAAGACGTCATTCTCCCTAGCGACGCGGCCGCAGAGGCTCTCATCTCCTGCTCTCCTGTCCTAGAAGTTTTGAAAATATGCCTCAGTAAATATGATTCTGTGGTAGCGTTACGTGTCCGGTCGCTCTCGCTAAAGAGCTTCGCTTTAAGACGAGTGGAGCCTTTGTGCGCTCGTGGACGTTCGGTTGTGGAGCCTTTTTACGTTCGTGGATGTTCGGTTGTGATCGACACCCCGAAGCTTGAGTGTCTGAGTCTCATGGATTACTACCATTTCAAGAGCTTTAAGATAATCAGTGTGGCTGAGTCTTTCAAGGTTGATATTGGTGTCGAGTTTGACCTGATGAGTGATTACTTGTCGGAAACAAAGATCATCTGCAATCTTGTCAAGAATCTTTCATGTGTTAAAGATATGACCTTATCATGGAAAACTCTGGAGGTAATATAATAAACTCATGACAATCCAATTatagtgttttgtttttcttttattaatctCATTTTGTTTGTGCTCTTCTCTTTGCTtacagtttatatatatttacccaATCCCCAAACTTCATGACTTGACTCGTTTGCGTGCCACTATGTGCTTAAACTCATCCTCTAATCTATTGCCAACCGTTCTTGAGAGCTGCCCCAATCTGAAACACTTGATCTTGGTAAACAATTTTGCCTTAATAAACCTTTCAAGTTCTGAGATTAGTCCTGGTTTTTATTGAATTCTGTCTGATTTGTGTTTTTGCAGGAATTGGTTATTGATTCTCCGTATGCAAGGAGTAGTAGACTCTCCACTGTGCCGCTGCCTCGTTGTTTGGTGTCGTCCCTTGAATCAGTTGAAATGGAAAGCCCGGTCACGGAGATTGCTACTGAACTGAGATTGGCTAGATACTTTATGAAGAAGTCGAAGACACTCAAGAAACTCGTGCTACGTTTGAATCATGAGTCTACTGGAGAGAAACACAAGCCTGGTGTCTTGGAACGACTCATGACATACTCAAGGCGCTGTAGTTTGTCTCAGTTCGAAGTTCTTCCAGTGGTTCCAACTCCGAAACCATGGCCTGGGTATGTTTATGTAAAATCCAATAGGTTCTAAAGGCTGGTATGGCTTTAAGACTGATCATTTGGTTTGATTGTGATTTTTTTAGTCTCTTTATTAAACTTTTGTCTCAAGATTATGCACTTAGAATGTTTCTATCGCTAATATCATGTTCTTGGTTTGATTATAAGCCATTTGATAATGACGTAGAGTTTATGTGTATGTAGCACTTGTTGAGTCTGCCGTCAACAAGACAGCTAAAAAGTAGTTGTAATCAATACAAGTGCTTTGGTAATTGttagtatttaattatattcgtttttgtttccttaaataTTTCGCAAAACTCAttgtataaaaaaatagtttttgattaataaataaacCCTAAAGCTTTTTCACTTCATCTAACCACCTTTCACAACTAAGGTttagtgaaaataaaaagaaacctaACCAAGTATAAAAACTTTCTAAACAAATCATCTATAACACGACCAAGAAGACACTAAACTCTTATAATCAAACTTGCCATTCAAGAAAGCGTCACCACCCTTACGGTTCCTCACCTGTTGCTGCACCACTAACACCGAACCATCCGACGCAAATATACTCCCAGCCACAGTTTCTCCTATCACTCCAAGCTGGTGGTTCTCGCTCCACTCCGAAAGCCCTTCTAAAATCTTCGGATTGATTCCTTCTCTCTTCCCCGTTATCCACAGATCGTAGTCGTTGACGTTCATCGCTTGAATCGCAGCTAAAGTCTCCGCACCGTTCTTGACCACAACCTCCTTGTAACTAACCCTATCTTTACCTTCGTTCTTGACCCAAAACCACGTCACCACCCCATCgtccagcttcttctccttctcgtcCTCTCCTTCGTGGTTGAACGCTAAAAACCTGATCACCGTCAAGGTTATGTCCGGGTTCACAGTCATCCTATCGGCTAGATGGAGAGCTTCTCTGTTATCAGCCCCTCCTAGGAACAGAACAACAAAACGGTACGTTTCTTGTCTCACACGGCTCAAAGAATTTGAACGTTGCTGGTCATCCAAGGACCGAAACACCGCGTTTCTAAGCCGTCCCTTGTCGTAGTAAATACAAACCGAGCATGGCGTGTGCGCCAAGACATCCGCGTTCACGGACAACATCCCGGAGCTACGTAGCTCTGTAGGTGCAGCATCGTCGAGACGCTCTTTCTGATAAGGCAAGAGAATGAAAGCTGTTTTCTTGGTCAACGCTAGCTCGCAAATGTCTTGGTACATTAGACGCTTTGGAGCATGAGCAGTGTAGGCGTGAAGCGTTACGCATTCATCTCTATTCTCTTGGTACAACCTAAAGGCGCTTTGCACCTTGTCAACACGTCTGCTTCGGATACGTTCATGatgctcttcttcctcctcctcctcaacgTCTTTCTCTTCTATAAAAACCGGTGAAGCTCGTCCCATGAGTTCCACTAACTGGATAGCGTATATAGCAAAAGGGCTACTTGTGGTGGGGTAAGCTAGGTCAAGGAACGTGATTAAACCGGGCAATGCTTCGTAGTCAGACACGGCGAGAACCAAACCCATCTCGGTTGACGGTGGAGTGTGCTGGATGGTGCGGTGCTTGACGATCCTGTAAGGACGGTTTGGATCGTAAAGGAAGCTGATAAGAGGCGTTGATATACCGGTAATCACAAGCGTTTGCAAAACCAAAACAGTGAAACCGGCTAAACCGACGATACGTTTGTCTATCCAATGCAAGTAGAGTAACATATCAATCTGGCCTCTCAAGTTCATCATGAGACCGAGAGTGAGACTGTCTCTAGTAGGGACTTTAAAGAAGACAGCAGCAGCAACGACGGCGATGAACTTAGTGATGAATCCAACGATGACCATGTAGACGAGGGGAGAGAGCTCTTGGTCCCAAATATCGTTGGTAAGTAAGTAAACATTAGTGTTCAAACCCACCAAACCAAAGGAGAAAGGCATCAGGAACTCATGAATGAAAGTCTCGCTCCTAATAGCCAACGTGGAACCTAGAGGTGGACCGTGAGGGACAACCAACCCTAGCCAAATGGGTCCCACGCCTATAGACAAACCAAGCATGTCCGTGAGGAAACAAGCGACAAGAACACCCATGAGAATCATCACTATATAGTTTTGGTCCACGAGTTTCCCCTCTGGAGTTTGTGCAACCACCCACTCAAGAGCTCCTCTCACAACCAAAAGCATAAAACCACTGAAGATCACAACCGATACAAGGTACCAAACGATAGCCATGGCTCCTCCTCCGTCACCATGCATCATGGCTTCGAAAAAAGTAAGCACCAGGAtcgctgccatgtctccaagaAGAGCCACCGACATGGCGAACTTCCCCACCTCGGAGTTGACAAGGTTCATGCCTCTTAAGATGGTGTAGATGACAGGGAAAGAACTGAAAGCTAACCCAAACGCAATAGCTCCAATGGACGATATCTTCCTCATGTTTTTATCCATTTTGTGACGCATGGCCATCCCTGTGACCCCAACGCAAAACGCAGGGATTACAACACCTATTGCAGCAATGTACTTGTGCTTTCTTGGGGACTTTGCAACGGATGTAACATCGGTCTTGGCTGcagtgatgaagaagaagtaaaaGAAGCCCATTAGTCCCAAGTTTGCACATATGTAGTTCGAAATAGGTGGGAACACGTAGTAGTTGAAGTTTCTGCTTCCTCCTAGCATCGACGGTCCTACCATCATTCCACCCTTCAAAAAAACGTAAAACCattcttttattaattatattaaaaaaaaaattatattcaataaaattcaagactttaaaaaaaatttatagtaaAAGGATTAATGATACGAACAATGATCTCGCAGACGATACGTGGTTGACGTAGAGGTCGTAGGAGGAAGCAAGTGGTTTTGATGAAAAGAATTATAATAACTGCTTCAAGCAAAAAAGTTGAAAATGCATAGTTCATAGCATTTTCGCCTCTGAACATTCCAAATGGTTGCTTACTGTGAATCTGCCGGCACACCACTGGAAGTCTGGCTGAGAAGG
This genomic stretch from Raphanus sativus cultivar WK10039 chromosome 3, ASM80110v3, whole genome shotgun sequence harbors:
- the LOC108844954 gene encoding SWR1 complex subunit 6, with the translated sequence MEEEMANRRVSSRTRKVASKMAAALTSNDNRTQAAIARLEALENDNGAVEVVDLNDDEETSLDEDDDLGYVQKKQYKGSKRKTRQAKALEARKAPKSFTELLQETNLESSPSHLPSYLKAAVGPPSSSSRRHFCSVCGYIAGYNCCLCGMRFCCIRCQNIHKDTRCQKFVA
- the LOC130509269 gene encoding F-box/FBD/LRR-repeat protein At5g18770-like; the encoded protein is MKLFIKYRKRLGLSSRSGEGVVIRGEDRISLLPEPLLCHILSFLTTEQAVWTSVLSSRWRHLWKWVPRLELDTYDFTNDQVCTDFIHEFLAFQGKSYLRDFKLSIDHDASNSDVSLYVPCLGRVLDMRKLERFQVENKFGHGIILYIRLTLSACEALVCLKLHFVCLNEFVSLSLPCLKIMFLEDVILPSDAAAEALISCSPVLEVLKICLSKYDSVVALRVRSLSLKSFALRRVEPLCARGRSVVEPFYVRGCSVVIDTPKLECLSLMDYYHFKSFKIISVAESFKVDIGVEFDLMSDYLSETKIICNLVKNLSCVKDMTLSWKTLEFIYIYPIPKLHDLTRLRATMCLNSSSNLLPTVLESCPNLKHLILELVIDSPYARSSRLSTVPLPRCLVSSLESVEMESPVTEIATELRLARYFMKKSKTLKKLVLRLNHESTGEKHKPGVLERLMTYSRRCSLSQFEVLPVVPTPKPWPGYVYVKSNRF
- the LOC130510106 gene encoding cation/H(+) antiporter 24-like, with the protein product MVRYFPNNNDQILLPVHLGFWPENPDTGGQVSTRAFSARLPVVCRQIHSKQPFGMFRGENAMNYAFSTFLLEAVIIILFIKTTCFLLRPLRQPRIVCEIIGGMMVGPSMLGGSRNFNYYVFPPISNYICANLGLMGFFYFFFITAAKTDVTSVAKSPRKHKYIAAIGVVIPAFCVGVTGMAMRHKMDKNMRKISSIGAIAFGLAFSSFPVIYTILRGMNLVNSEVGKFAMSVALLGDMAAILVLTFFEAMMHGDGGGAMAIVWYLVSVVIFSGFMLLVVRGALEWVVAQTPEGKLVDQNYIVMILMGVLVACFLTDMLGLSIGVGPIWLGLVVPHGPPLGSTLAIRSETFIHEFLMPFSFGLVGLNTNVYLLTNDIWDQELSPLVYMVIVGFITKFIAVVAAAVFFKVPTRDSLTLGLMMNLRGQIDMLLYLHWIDKRIVGLAGFTVLVLQTLVITGISTPLISFLYDPNRPYRIVKHRTIQHTPPSTEMGLVLAVSDYEALPGLITFLDLAYPTTSSPFAIYAIQLVELMGRASPVFIEEKDVEEEEEEEHHERIRSRRVDKVQSAFRLYQENRDECVTLHAYTAHAPKRLMYQDICELALTKKTAFILLPYQKERLDDAAPTELRSSGMLSVNADVLAHTPCSVCIYYDKGRLRNAVFRSLDDQQRSNSLSRVRQETYRFVVLFLGGADNREALHLADRMTVNPDITLTVIRFLAFNHEGEDEKEKKLDDGVVTWFWVKNEGKDRVSYKEVVVKNGAETLAAIQAMNVNDYDLWITGKREGINPKILEGLSEWSENHQLGVIGETVAGSIFASDGSVLVVQQQVRNRKGGDAFLNGKFDYKSLVSSWSCYR